The Nomia melanderi isolate GNS246 chromosome 7, iyNomMela1, whole genome shotgun sequence genome includes a window with the following:
- the Cpsf5 gene encoding cleavage and polyadenylation specificity factor subunit 5, whose amino-acid sequence MAMATTQVKGSGWPRRASNSSFEGKVVQNQSVTINRTVNLYPLTNYTFGTKEPLFEKDPSVPVRFQRMRDEFDKIGMRRSVEGVLLVHEHGLPHVLLLQLGTTFFKLPGGELNAGEDEVEGLKRLLTETFGRQDGVKQEWVIEDTIGNWWRPNFEPPQYPYIPPHITKPKEHKKLFLVQLQEKALFAVPKNYKLVAAPLFELYDNSQGYGPIISSLPQSLCRFNFIYM is encoded by the exons ATGGCGATGGCAACAACTCAAGTTAAAGGAAGTGGATGGCCGAGGAGAGCAAGTAATAGTTCGTTCGAAGGGAAAGTGGTACAGAACCAGTCTGTAACTATCAACAGGACAGTTAATTT ATATCCTTTGACAAACTATACATTTGGAACAAAAGAGCCACTCTTCGAGAAAGATCCATCTGTACCAGTAAGGTTTCAGCGCATGAGAGATGAATTTGACAAAATTGGAATGAGGCGCAGTGTAGAAGGAGTCTTACTGGTACACGAACACGGATTACCACACGTCCTCCTTCTACAATTAGGAACAACATTCTTCAAGTT acCTGGTGGAGAACTAAATGCAGGAGAAGACGAGGTAGAGGGCCTAAAACGGCTCCTTACAGAG acaTTCGGACGTCAAGATGGAGTCAAACAAGAATGGGTAATAGAAGATACCATTGGGAACTGGTGGAGACCTAACTTTGAACCACCTCAGTATCCTTATATACCACCACATATCACCAAACCAAAGGAACATAAAAAGTTGTTCCTCGTTCAGTTACAAGAAAAAG CTTTATTCGCAGTaccaaaaaattataaactagtCGCCGCACCATTATTCGAATTGTATGATAATTCGCAAGGTTACGGACCTATCATTTCGTCTTTACCACAGTCACTTTGCAG atttaattttatctatATGTGA
- the LOC116424255 gene encoding uncharacterized protein LOC116424255 yields the protein MSKYSEIDMEAESIMRKMQKVEDALQDSLHRVHILENRLKTKLLTMENRERLETELEEVKEVLKRNEEKLLSLRKQNRKTYMVAASMVFACFLLYGLYLMIYGKL from the exons ATGTCGAAATACTCAGAAATAGATATGGAAGCAGAATCAATTATGAGGAAg ATGCAAAAAGTGGAGGATGCTTTGCAAGATTCTTTGCATAGGGTTCATATACTTGAAAACagattgaaaacaaaattgttgACAATGGAAAATCGTGAACGGCTAGAGACTGAGCTTGAAGAAGTTAAGGAGGTACTTAAGAGgaatgaagaaaaattgttaaGCTTAAGAAAGCAGAACAGAAAGACTTACATGGTAGCAGCGAGCATGGTTTTTGCATGTTTTTTACTTTATGgattatatttaatgatttatggaaaattataa
- the LOC116424254 gene encoding pyrimidodiazepine synthase, whose product MSSKHLSIGSVAPPTIPGKIRLYSMRFCPYAQRIHLVLDAKQIPYDVVYINLTNKPDWLLEKSPYGKVPCIELDGGETLYESLIIAEYLDEAYPQNKLYPRDPLAKAKDKLLIDKFNSVISIIYKLYLNTSVGCDVFEEALAGLERFEKELAKRGTAFYGGNSPGMLDFMIWPWWERSDMIRVLRGEQYVIPQDRFKRLLEWRSAMKENAAVKNSYLDTEVHAKYMQSRLAGTPQYDLVTA is encoded by the exons ATGAGTTCAAAACATTTGTCTATCG GATCTGTTGCTCCACCTACAATACCTGGAAAAATACGGTTATATAGCATGCGATTTTGTCCGTACGCACAAAGAATTCATTTAGTACTTGATGCGAAACAGATACC GTATGAtgttgtttatattaatttgacAAATAAACCTGATTGGTTACTGGAAAAAAGTCCTTATGGTAAAGTTCCTTGTATAGAATTAGATGGAGGGGAAACATTATACGAGAGTCTTATAATTGCTGAATATTTGGATGAAGCATATCCACAAAATAAACTTTATCCACGTGATCCTCTAGCAAAAGCTAAGGATAAATTATTGATTGACAAATTCAATTctgttataagtattatatataaa ttgTATTTGAATACAAGTGTAGGATGTGACGTCTTTGAGGAGGCACTAGCTGGTCTAGAACGGTTTGAAAAAGAACTTGCAAAGAGAGGAACAGCTTTCTATGGTGGAAATTCTCCTGGAATGTTGGATTTCATGATTTGGCCATGGTGGGAAAGGTCAGATATGATTAGAGTTTTACGTGGAGAACAATATGTTATACCTCAAGATCGTTTCAAAAGACTG tTGGAATGGAGATCTGCTATGAAAGAAAATGCAGCAGTAAAAAATAGTTACTTAGATACTGAAGTGCATGCTAAATACATGCAAAGTCGCCTTGCTGGAACACCGCAATATGATTTAGTTACtgcttaa